Part of the Solanum pennellii chromosome 10, SPENNV200 genome is shown below.
aagttgttcactctgtctttgaggtttagtttcttggagaccggatagtagcgtgctaagaaaacatcccttagttggttccaagtgaaaatttaGTTGtacgggagctcagtgaaccatatagaaGCCTCTcctgtcagtgagagaggaaacactctaagccctattacatccaagtccaagtcaggcctccctacacaacttttacacactgcccttaccttagctatatgggaatgtggatcctcagaaggtagccctgaaaacaaacctctagcagtgagcatttgcatcaggctactagttaccacaaaggtgtggcctggtggtagagggggatagacaagtggcccatcggagtctgctatgttatcatagcctctatagtatgcttggggccgtggagcggaattttgtcccctctgttggtgttcacccggagcatcgggtaacaactgaccatgaacatcaaccggagctgggatgttctggtttggatcatcatcattaattcccaagtttctattcatgttgGGTAGTGTactctctaattcgtgatcgtaagGAAACaggggttctcttcctctccgtgtatttggtatacaaggagggtggttctgcacgaatcaaaaacaataaaacaaagtaaaatcaagaaaatatcaactaagctatagtaataagtttaagttaatctaaaagctactttccccggcagcagcgccaaaatttgatacgctcaaacttacttttcaaataagaagtaaagcggtcgtgtcaagtaaataacccaactattgaggttgggatcgttcccacgaggaaaatagtttagacttatcttcaatctattattactgttgttcagtcaattacttccttggaaagcataaaatgataaaaggggggtttctattcctaaataaatgaaaattactagcgaaataaaaggagacaactaacaacttcgaatgttggagtttaatctattaatcaaagtaactagggtttacgtattcctcacaggttcataacttgataagtctaactataacaattctttcctagtatcttgcatgcaaagtgataagttaagtatttctaaatccttggtccggcatctagaaaatttcactccgcaccctGGTCCGGCTTCGTGTGTTGCtgtcctaacccttatctttacctcatattaagcatcgtattcgatatttgactaagttattacctcgtaccaatcaatactagcctattagatagtatacagtaaatctatgttgataattctttcctattatctacctccttggtccgacaagtagcattaaggcgagttctaacgttggccatccgttaaaaagacttctatgcgaaagaattatcaatacatggaagacactattctagaattgttattttagttaggttttacctcattatttgcttatggttcccacaaccctagttatggagtttagttacccatagtcataatcacaatattcaaatatacggtataagaattcatgtacttacttcaatgagaaagagtaaaattcgaaagttcgcttgattaatcaaaaaaatcacTAACAATCAATTctaagaatctcaaaataattaagaatctaacaataatcaagggcctaaccaaataatccagagtctaacctcaaaaacgaggtttttcgaactatttatagaaaataataacctgattaaacaaggactctatttgctggaaatctgtcaaccGCGGCTGGATCGATGGACATCGTgatggatcgtcgtggtcacgacggaccgtcatggactccgtcgtcccatacttgatgaaatttcttctgctgctctcttcattaccctcgacggcaggtatgaaaGATCGTCACAagctcaacggtccgtcgagggtctccgttcgaAAACACTTGAAcccttggaatatgggtactgggactacttctctgaacttcatgacgaacctgcaggacgtaCCGTCATggaaacgacggtccgtcacgctttccgtaaccccacacttggtcagacttccccatcttccttcagcagctgcactacgctgccacctacggaccgtcacaagctccgtaggtggtctcttccgcatttcttcgctcaaaaacctccgcattcatctttagtcagatttcctgcaaataaggagaaacttatataaaaattagcacaaaatggcttttggacacactaatcttaaggaaaaagtattaataataccgtgaaaccacggtatatcaatatataactCAAATGAAGGAAGATACAATCAAAGGAGATTAGACAAAATAGATTTCACCAAAATTCCTTTTCacacatgatcttcaacaaaatcatGAGATAGACGTTCAAAGACTCGTACAAGTGATAATCTTATAAACTTATTCACTAAGGATTGCCAACCTTAATATTTGAGAAGTTGTGATATAAGATTAGAATGCATCATATCCTATATCAAGTATAATTTTTATCGAGGGAGAAAAATATGTGTTGTAttcttttccttaaccatgATTTTACCCCAATTGGGTTTTCCTGGTATGAATTTTAACGAGACAAAATTCAAAGCGCATGAAAAGATGTGTGTACTCTTTTTTGTTCACTCAGAATCTTTTTCCATGAGGATTTTTCCTCATAAGATTTTAACGAGGCATATTAATTATAGACATCCAAGGGGGgtgttattaaattatatagtaTAAATGACCACTACACCAAGAAGTTAATACTTCCCTTCATTATGAAAATAACCTCCGTCTTTATGATCATTATTCTTGTAAACTTTCATCTTCATAACCTCctccattatattcatgtttatgactaaccttttatatgcctatatgtcaaattataaaaagagGCATATATCGGGGCATAAAGGTTCATATTGTACACACTTCAAGATTTTGTGAACACTCAGACActcgaaaaaaagaaaattatcttatattattcttcttgtcttatattctttttttctttatctttatattgTTCTTTTGTTCCTAAATTTTAcaacacaataaaatatttgtcaaataaataaaaaaaaataattcttgtgCTTGTAAGACCATcaatcataatcatatacagcacaaaagaaaacaaaagcaAAGAAAAGCCAAATGGGAGTGGAAATTGGATACAAAGTAATAGGAATTACATCTTCATTACATTCAAACTAAAGCACTCCATGTAGAAAAAGAATGATGATAAATATAGGAAGTTCCCAATTACTAACACGCCCCGAGCTATCCTCTTGATGTAAACACGGGATCTAAGATTACAAGTGACACCAAGATAACTCTGAAATtgacatatcataagcataccaAACTAATTTGAATAAAGAGATACTACGCATAATCTAAAATAGTGGTAACTAAAAGTGGGGAATACGTAACTAGattgaatatatgaaatatactaaaagttcaataataattgaaatatcaAACTCAAATCTAAAGCTGAACTTAATAATATGTCTGAAAAAGCCTTTACTAATTAAAGTTTCTAGGAAATGCCCCAACTAACtctagaaaaaattaaaactcaaatgAAAGGCTAAATACGTAAGATATGTATGATATTCTCGAAGTATGAAGACTCACCACTGAAGCTGCTTGGTAcggatcggaaatcgatctatgaaTGATCTgaatattgagtatattaacctacatcatgaaagaAGGTAGCATATTGTCTGTGtcagtacatggaatgtactGAGCATGCCTGATATAAAATATAgctaaataaacatataaaactGAACAAAGCGGAATTGATCAATGACATAAATGAATTGGGTGAACTTACGTTTGTACTCTTTGACTATCATTTAACCTTGTCTAAAATTCATTAACTCGTGAGCATTAGCCTCTCTCAACTATCTTGGAAAGAACTTGTCCTAAAAAGCTCTAATAAAACACTCCATAGTTACAGGATCTTCATCCACACTCTTGTTTtctttccactgagtgtacaATATGTGAGAAACATCCTTAAGCTAGTAGGGTGCCAACTCTACCCTATAAGTACCAGTCACTTGGATCACTCTAAAGATTTTCTTAACCTCATCAATGAAGTTTTGTAGGTCCTCACCAACCAGCGACCCTATAAACTCTGGCGGATTCATCCGAATAAAATCTTGAACTTTGGTTGTTGCTGATACAACATTAGCATTAGTAGAAACTGGAAGGTGCTAATTGTTCTGGTTAgtagtcatactctgagccaaaagaTGAATCGCATTCCAAAACTCCACATTCAAAACCTCATGGTTTGAGACTGTAGGAACTACTTTAGCATTGCGTGCATTTGGATTTCTTAAGTAAGCTTTACGAGGAGACATGATCTGAAACGCATGACGATGAATTAGAAAGAAAATCATACACACACACGATAATAATAGCCagaaattaaatttctttctaaaaaacTTTGTAGCCTCTCTCCCATTatatgtggtgcacttcacacccatgaaagaGACTTTACTTAGTGTGACTTTCAGACATCATATGACTCTTGAACCTAatgttctgataccaagttttcaTGCCTTGAGGCTACCCCTTTGATGTAAACACATGACCTAGtatcacgagtgaccccaaaCAAACCCTGAAGCTgtcatatcataagcatactaaaacaatttgaataaaaagatATTGTGCGGAAACCAAAACAGTGGTAACTGAAAACGGGGAATACCCAACTAGTctgaatatatgaaatatactaAGAGTTCAATAATATCTAAAAGATCAAACTCAAATCTAAAGTTGAATCTAATCCTATGTCCAAAAATCCTCTACTAACTTAAGTAGTCGGGACATGACCCAGATTAGCCTAGAAAAAGTTAAACTGAAATGAAAGACTAAATACGAAAAAACATGTATGTTTTCCTCAAAGTATAATGACTCACTGCTGAAGTTGTTGAGTACAGACAAAGAACCGATCTATGTATGAGATAGATGTTGTACCTGAACCTACCTCATAAAAGGATGTAGCACATAATATCTGTTAGTACTTGGGAATGTATTGAACATGcaagatatataatatatttgaacaaACATATAAACTGAACATAACATAACTGAACAATGATATAACTggatatgaatttatatactAACATGTTGATTAGCCAAACTGAACGTAATGAGCAAGTAATAAATAATGGATAGGACATGGTGATTGAATACCTAAGTATAAACTGAAAACATGGTCAAGAGGACTAATGTTTGATTGTGGGAACTACTATTAACCAACATAAAACAACGTGAGTTAAACATGGAGTCTAATTTTATACGCCCCATCGATAGGACCCAATATATCTTGTCAATGGTATAAACGCATGACTGGTGTGATCACTAATTATAAAGCCCAACTGAGGGGAATTATAATCCTACTGGGGCAAGTAACTCTGGGACTATACGGGTACGCTGaatcctagtccaactcggtgtTAAGCCTACTCCCAACTATAAAtgcatataatataacataactgAAATATACTAGAATAGCTCAATATTATGACAGGTtaattgagaatgcaacattttaAATACTAAAACTAAATCATGCGAAATCTGAGTCATGTATATATGGTTATCTGACATAGCTAGTGTAATTCATAAACTAAATAAATCTACACAACTAGGGTCTTGAGTTCATTGCAGAGAACTAAGAAACGATGTTACATAGACATGATAATCTGATCAAAAACACTATAGCAGTTAAAGCACAATGATTTTCCAAAGTTATTGAAACCCTAGTCTAAACATGATGAAGGGAATCAATAATCTGactgaattctagggacctactcgatgaaaggaacccactagtgaaattccatATACCTGATGATGAAATCTACGGGGAAATCCTAtgatttcggggctggaactaaAGAACCCTGCTTCCTTCTTGGAAGTGTTTGAGTTACCtcttttgtccttttttttcctaagtttgatgaatttttagTGAATGAATCGCTTAGGGAAAGATCTGACTAAGTTACTACGCTTAAACTGACCAAACGACGTAGTGTAAGAGCCCAACGCATAGGGGAAAGGAGACCGTGACTTAATTCTGACATAGTCCACCCACGGAGGGACCTACGATCCGTGGGTTGACCTACCAAccataggtaggggtcatccATTAAGTCTTCTTGATAGGGCTTCACTAAAAAAAGCAAAACTTTTTACTTAAAGACGGAATTTTAGCAAACTCGATGGCGTTGGAAAGAAGATTCAATTATCTTTCTTTTGATAAATCATGTGCCACCTAATTTCTTTTATGTAAAGAGTTACAACCGTTTGAAGTTGATACAACATCAATTTCCCTCTAACTGGCTGCTAACCCTCACCTACGGTCAGTCATACGATTCGTAGGTCCAACCACCCACTGTACTGGTTGACTGTGGGCGGGATCAAAGACTATAAAGATTTTGGCCTTAACGATGGAACCCCACCTACGGTCTGTGGTTCGTTCCATTAGCACTGGAACCAGATTTTCTTCGTTTTGAGATCCGATGTGTTATAATTTCAAATGATTGAAATATAATGATGATTCTTCAAAAGCCTTGTGATTCGTCAGAaaacaacacaacaacaaaatttaaaaaagatttaaaagtaATCATGAAATTATCATGGATAAAGGAAACTGAAATAcaacaaacaaatttaaaatatgaagggtaattttgttatttagtgAGTTTATCCCATGataaaatatgatgagattactatACAGTCTATACAGTCTATAGATAAGATAAATTATCCCGGTATTAATTATTAACACATAATAAGTTATCTCGAATTggaaaacccaaaaaaaaacaattaagtgGCATCATATTTTAATTCCGAGACTATATGTTGTTATCCCTCACAACAATCTACCCTTTAAAAGTTTggaattgataaaataaaaggatCTAACTTTAACACAAAAGACCGGGGTTAATTTACAAACTTTAACACTATTAAAAGTGTGCATAATTAACTTCTTCTACCTAATACacttaaattacatatttagtatgcaaaaattaaataatacatgaaTTACACATAccagaaaaaattaaataataaaatgaattacGCATACCATTATAAATTCACTAATTATTAGTTTGAATGTTTGACTTATTCAGGTTTATTCCTTTTAAATGAACATTAATTTTGAGGGatgtattatttttaagttataagtacattaatatattttttcttttcaagttaaatagtataaatatttttatttgagcaGGTGCAAAATTTGATTTAGTTACTATAAAATAACCAAAAGATTCTAGTATTGGTaaaatatattcacaataatTAAACGAATTGATAAATTTCATCTAGAATATTAAACACCAACTTGCCTATTTAAATTAACTTttagattaatttatattattagaaaACAAAATTTGGAATATAACATTAATACAAATTTTCCTTAATAACTTTAAGTATCAAGAAAAAATTGCTTTTATTGGGATATTTGGCAAATAATTTAATGGCAAATGTGAAATTTCTGTATATAAATATGCATGATATTTCCTCTTTTTAGTACACATATTTTTAAGAGAGAATTAACTAATAGCATATTTTAGTATATTCTAGCATGGAGCATAAGAAGACAGCAGGACGCCAAAAAATTTCATTGGCGAAAATAGAGAATGAATCTGCTCGATTCACCACATTCTCTAAACGACGTTCTGGCTTATACAAAAGAGCTTGTGAACTTGTTAGAGAATGTGATGTAGATCTTGGAATTGTTATGTCTTCACCGAAAGGTATACCTTATTCCTTTAGTAGTCCAACCTCTAATGTGGTCATTGATCGTTTTATAAATCCTACAGCAAATTTAAGTTCAAGTGACCGCCTTGTTGCTGCAGAAGCACGCAAAAAAGTAAGTCAATTTAATGATATTCTAAAGGAATTggatgaaagagaaaaaattgcAAATGAAAAATTAGATCGTTTGAATGAAGCTAGAGATCTAGGTTGGTGGGAGTCCATAGATCAATTGAATGTACATGATGTAATGAAGTTGGAAGCATGGCTGATATCTGGTGAATTTAAATTGAACGAACATTTGGAGCAGCTAGAAAATGGAGCTTCATCCTCTTCACAGATTCCATCAGATGATGCAAATATCTCACCAAATGTCTTCTAGACGAATTATCTTCAGATATTTATCAAAGtcctttccttattttttttgtcatttattattttgtttcaattatgCTATTTAATTCTTGTACTTTGTAGTTTGCAATGATATTTATTGAAGACATTTATATTCATGATTACCCATTGTCTCcaactattttttaattaatacgcAAACTAATATAGGAACCTCTCAATTTATCTAAAACTATGTTTGAAGCAcgtcatataaaaaaaattatgaaaaatagaGGAGAAAGACA
Proteins encoded:
- the LOC107002140 gene encoding agamous-like MADS-box protein AGL29 — encoded protein: MEHKKTAGRQKISLAKIENESARFTTFSKRRSGLYKRACELVRECDVDLGIVMSSPKGIPYSFSSPTSNVVIDRFINPTANLSSSDRLVAAEARKKVSQFNDILKELDEREKIANEKLDRLNEARDLGWWESIDQLNVHDVMKLEAWLISGEFKLNEHLEQLENGASSSSQIPSDDANISPNVF